TTCTAGTTAATTGAAAAATTTCAAATTATATCTCCTACAAAATTATTTTACAAAGCTAATAATAAAAATATATCTACTTTGAATCGTATACTTTCTTTGAATTTTCTACCTACTCTTCTTCTGTTGTTTAAGGAAAAAGGATATTTGCTTTATATCATTTCTAATAATCATTTTTCTAGTTCTTAAGCATAGATTTTTGTGATTTTATTCTTTAAGAACGTAACCTTCTAAATTGCGATATTCAAATACTTCAACCTTAGTAGAATTTTTATTTATTGTGGTAATAATTAAATCATAATATCCATTACTATTTATTTGAGTTGTATCAAATATAATTTCTTTACTTGTCTTTATCCATTTTTCTTTTTCACTCTCTGGATGAGAACCCAAATTCTCATAATGTGTTTTTACAGTTTTTAGTTTTTCAAACTTTGACAAATCATAAATAGTAGTACAAGAATAATTTTCTCCCATATGAGTAAAACCAGCATAAAAGAAAAGAGCAATTTTTTCTTTGCCTATTTTTTTTAAAACAATAGTTTGAATCTTTCCATAAAGTCCATGTGTTCCATAAAATTTATCAAATTTATTGACTTGCCATTTTTTGAGTTTTTCATCATATTCAAAAGTAGCAACTGAAATAGTAGGAGCGCAAAAATGACAATCAATCGCTCTATTTTTTTCATACATGTACGTAGCAAAAATAACAACTGCCTTTTTTATATTTCCTTCTTGATAAAAAAATACAGTATCTAAGTGAGTATAAGCAAAATCTTCATCAGAAATTACGTTCTGTTTGCTTTCATAAAAATTAGGCTTCCATTTTACCTCTTCTAAATCATGTTTATTACTAATTTCTATTCCATCAAAAAGAAGCATCAAAATTTCATTTTTTTGGCTTAAAAACTGTTCTTTTTCAGTTTTAGAAATTAATGAATCAAAATTTTGAGCAAAAGCAGAAAGCGAAACCAAGAAAAAAATAGCTATTAAAAAGTATTTTTTCATTGAAATTCAATTTATAACTTATCACTTACAATTTATCACTTGTCTTACCATTCACAATTTCATTAAGTATTCCATCCCACAAATCAATTCTTTTTTGAAGGGCAATTTTACTGATGGCTATGGCATCGTTCCATTTTGCTTCATCGTCGCCACAAAGTTCTTTTATCATTTGGATAGACATGTGAGAATGATGGTCGCCATCCAATTCGATATGACGGTCAAAATAATAAACTAGTTTTTTGATACTTTCAGCATCATGAGAAGACTTGGCTTTCATATCTCTCAAAATAGAAGTAAACATGTCAGGAATCAAATCTTCTCTTCCGAAAGTAAAAACCACAGCTATTTTATGCGCTTTTTTAGTTTCAATGACATCAAATGAAAAGGAAACAAATTCTTTTATAGATTCGGCAATATCAATTTGAGAAAGGGCTGTTCTGACACTTTTCCATTCCTTCAAAAGTTGTATCAAATAAGTGATTTTAGAAATATCAGCTTTACAGTCATTCATTGCATCAATGTAGAGTTCGAAATGACTTTTTGCGTTTCCTTCCTCGTCTTGATCGGTTTCTTCTGCCAAAACAATTTCATTGATTAAACGACGTGTAAGAGGATTTCCCTTCGGAATCCAAGGCACTTGAACACAAGTAAGTTCATTTTGAAGTGATTTAAGCAGCGACATAAAATCCCAAACAGCAAAAACATGATGCTCTAAAAAAATCTTCAAATCTTCTACCGAACTTATAGTTGCATAGACTTGATGATGTAAAAGTTGCTCACGCAGAGGCTCTATCTCCGTTCTAATTTTTTGAATATATACGTTTTGTTTTTCTTCTAGTGTTTGAATATCGGTTTTGCTAGTAGTCATTATGATTGATGAACAAGGTAAAAAAGTGTTTGTTTTTAGATTAAACTGTTTTGAGATAGGGTATTGTTAGAGAAGATTTATTAAAAATGTGAATTCCATTTTTTGGAAAGATGTTTGAAACTCTCTTTCTTTATAATTTTATTTTTATCTTAGACTAAAAATCTAAGATACGTTTTTTCAGCCTAAAGTTAAGCTACATCTATTCTTCATTACAAAATTAAAAAAACTAGCTCACTTTTACTCTAATTCTCCTCCAACTATCAATATAACTATGAAATTAAACCTACGTTTTTTATTCGTTTTATTATTTATTAGTGCTTTTCCCTTAATTTTATTATCTACTTCTGCTTTTGCTCAAAAAAAACAAGTTCCTCAAACTACTCGTCTCTTATTTGTACTTGATGCAAGTGGAAGTATGAATTCGGCTTGGGAAGGCGATACACGTATCAATATTGCCCGTCAAATTTTGTCTAATATGATAGATTCGATTGCAAATGTACCTTATGTGGAGGTTGCGATGCGTGTCTATGGTCATCAATTCAATTTCAAACAAAAAAATTGTCAAGATTCTAAATTAGAAGTTGCTTTTGGCTCAAGAAACAATGACAGAATAAGAACTATGCTTGATGGATTAGAACCAAAAGGAACAACTCCCATCGCCTATTCATTAGAACAAGCCACAAAAGATTTTCCTAATGACGGAAAAGACACCAGAAATGTAATTGTAATGATAACAGATGGCATTGAAGCCTGTGATGGTGACCCTTGTGCTATTTCAAGAGGTTTGCAAGAAAAAGGAATATTCTTAAAGCCTTTCATTGTAGGAATGGGAATTGAACCCAAATATGCAAAAGGTTTTGAATGTATGGGACGTTTTTTTAATGCCAAAACATCAAGACAATTTAAAGGATTTTTGCAAGAAGTAGTCAAACAAACCTTAGGAAAAACAACTGTAACAGTTGAGCTTTTAGATGAGAAAAAACAACCAAAGGAAGCTAATGTTCACATGGCTTTTATAGATCAAGTCACTCAAAAATCTCGTTATAATTTGGTTCATTTTAGAGACAAAGGAGGCAAAACAGATGAGCTTGATATTGATGCTATTCCTACTTATGATTTGATTGTTTATACTACACCATCAATTATTCAAAAAAATGTAGAAATTATTGGAGGAAGACACAATGTAATCAAGGTAATGACTCCACAAGGAAAGTTAAACATTGAACAAAAAGGCTCTTTAGATTATTCCACTGGACATAGTGCCATTGTTCAGAAAAAAGGCAGCAACGAAATTTTGGTCAATCAACAAGTCAATGAACCCCATAATTATTTGATTGGAAACTATAGAGTAGAAGTCTTGACACGCCCAACTACTGTTTTTGAAAATGTCCAAATCAATCAAGGCAGAACAACAAATCTAAAAGTAGCTTCCCCAGGGGTAGTAACCATTTTGAATAAACTATCAGGCTATGGAAGTGTCTATGTTATTAAACCAGACGGAAGCGAAGAATGGGTGATGAACCTACCAGAAAAAGGAATTCCAAGAACCAACTTTGCACTTCAACCAGGGCGTTATCGTTTTGTTTTTCGTTCTTCTGAAGCCAATGATAGTTCGTATTCAAAGAGTGCTTTTTTCGTTCTTAGTGAAGGAGGAGCATATACCTTAGATATTTTAAGAATGTAGTCATTCAACCCTAAGGGTTTTCATAATCCCTTAGGGTTTGAGTTTTCAAATCTGTTCTTAATTTACTTTTTGTATCACAAAAAACTCTACTCGTCTGTTTTTGGTTTTATTTTCTTGATTTGTATTTTCTACTTTTGGTTCTGTTTCTCCTTTCCCTAGTGGAAGAAGTCTTCTTTTATCAACTCCTTTACTTTCCAAAAACTGACAAACTGCTTTTGCACGTTTTTCGGATAAAATCTGATTGTAACTCATTTCACCTTCATTATCTGTATGAGCAATTATTTGTAAAGAAACATCAAGATTTTCATTCATAAAAAGTAAAATCCGTTCCAAACTCATTTTTCCATTTTGTGTAAGCAGAGCCGAATTCGAATCAAAGGTAAAATCATTTAGTTCAAAATCTTTTCCAGTGGAAGTTTCTATGAGTTTATTTTTTTGAGAAATCAATTTAGAATTTTCTTTTTGAGGGAAAAAG
This is a stretch of genomic DNA from Bernardetia sp. MNP-M8. It encodes these proteins:
- a CDS encoding DUF3050 domain-containing protein, producing the protein MTTSKTDIQTLEEKQNVYIQKIRTEIEPLREQLLHHQVYATISSVEDLKIFLEHHVFAVWDFMSLLKSLQNELTCVQVPWIPKGNPLTRRLINEIVLAEETDQDEEGNAKSHFELYIDAMNDCKADISKITYLIQLLKEWKSVRTALSQIDIAESIKEFVSFSFDVIETKKAHKIAVVFTFGREDLIPDMFTSILRDMKAKSSHDAESIKKLVYYFDRHIELDGDHHSHMSIQMIKELCGDDEAKWNDAIAISKIALQKRIDLWDGILNEIVNGKTSDKL
- a CDS encoding VWA domain-containing protein; this translates as MKLNLRFLFVLLFISAFPLILLSTSAFAQKKQVPQTTRLLFVLDASGSMNSAWEGDTRINIARQILSNMIDSIANVPYVEVAMRVYGHQFNFKQKNCQDSKLEVAFGSRNNDRIRTMLDGLEPKGTTPIAYSLEQATKDFPNDGKDTRNVIVMITDGIEACDGDPCAISRGLQEKGIFLKPFIVGMGIEPKYAKGFECMGRFFNAKTSRQFKGFLQEVVKQTLGKTTVTVELLDEKKQPKEANVHMAFIDQVTQKSRYNLVHFRDKGGKTDELDIDAIPTYDLIVYTTPSIIQKNVEIIGGRHNVIKVMTPQGKLNIEQKGSLDYSTGHSAIVQKKGSNEILVNQQVNEPHNYLIGNYRVEVLTRPTTVFENVQINQGRTTNLKVASPGVVTILNKLSGYGSVYVIKPDGSEEWVMNLPEKGIPRTNFALQPGRYRFVFRSSEANDSSYSKSAFFVLSEGGAYTLDILRM